A single Sporosarcina sp. FSL W8-0480 DNA region contains:
- a CDS encoding Rrf2 family transcriptional regulator — protein sequence MRISTKGRYGLTVVVELGKKYGEGPLPLRKIAEEQNLSEAYLEQLIPALRNSGIVNSVRGAYGGYKLSKPPSEITAGDVIRLLEGPIQVVEGIEESNVPQQSLWNRIGEAIRDVLDKTTIHDLIEAEESTNLDGYMFYI from the coding sequence ATGAGAATTTCTACGAAAGGTCGGTATGGACTTACGGTTGTTGTAGAGCTTGGAAAAAAGTATGGGGAAGGCCCTTTGCCTTTGCGAAAAATAGCAGAAGAGCAAAATCTATCTGAAGCTTATTTGGAGCAACTTATTCCTGCCTTGCGCAATAGCGGAATTGTAAACAGTGTCCGTGGTGCCTACGGAGGCTATAAGCTCTCGAAACCACCCTCTGAGATAACAGCCGGAGATGTGATTAGATTGCTTGAAGGCCCAATTCAAGTTGTTGAAGGAATTGAGGAAAGCAATGTACCACAACAGTCACTTTGGAATCGAATTGGGGAGGCAATTAGAGATGTCCTCGACAAGACGACGATACATGACCTAATTGAAGCAGAAGAA